In the genome of Candidatus Korarchaeum sp., the window GCATTCGGGAGGCCTTACACGAACCAATCATTAGAGAAGATGATATCCAACTCCGAATCTCTGGGGTTCGAGAGGCTAGATCTCTATTTCATGGTGGGCCTCCCTTTCCAGAGGAAGGAGCAAGCAATCTCTGTTGCTGATTACTTCAAGAAGCTCAGGGGGATCTCTAAGAGGCTGGATTCTTTCGTTTCTCCATTAGCACCTTTCGTCGATCCTGGGAGCAGAGCTTATATGGATCCGGAGGCCTTCGGATACAGTATAACTCTGAGGAGTTTCGAGGGTTATAGGGGGGCCCTCCTCTCAGAGCATTGGATGAACTCCCTCAATTACGAGACCAGATGGATGAGCAAGAGGGAGATAGCTGAGGCTTCACTCGATGCATATGAGAGATTGCTCACCGAGAGGTACCTCCAGGGGATCGTTGATGAGGAAGCTTATGAGCTAGCCATGGGGAGGATAGAGCTCGATAAGATCATCCTGGATAGAGTTGAGAGGGGGATCCCTATAGATGATTTGAAGGATAGGATAGATGAATTAGCGAGGGAGTATGATGCTAGAGTTAAGAAGGGGCTCTCCCTATATCCGACGAGCGGATTAGCAGAGAGTATCAGGAACCCCATCTTAAGGGCCCTCATAGCTTTAGTCAGATGAAACTACCGATGAGTTCCTCTGGGATGGAGCAGCAAGCTTCAACTCTCTCCAGATTCAGGGAACCGTGGGGGTTCGCTATCCTATCCACTATACCCAGGAGCATCCTATCATATTCTCTCTTTAGCCAGGGAGCCCTCATGCATCCTAAGCTCACCCTAGAGACCTTCCTCAACTCCTCGGCTGCCCCTCTGAGGGTTTCAGGGCTTGGAGCTGTTTCATTCGAAAACTTAGTCCCTGGAGTAGGTATGAACCCTAAAATAACGGTCCTCCTTATCTTGAGTTCCCTTATGATATCGATATACTCCCCTAGGGAGCCCTCCCTGGAGCCGGGGAGCCCCAATATTATGTGGGGAACTACCTCTATCCCCTCCCCCGAGAGGTTCTCCATCCCCCTCAGATGATCCTCGAGGCTGAGATTGAGCCCCTTCGCAATCCTAGCGGAGTTCTCATCCATTAACTCAAAATCTGCAATATCAACTCCAGCCTTCCCTAGATCCTGAGCCTCCTTCTTATCCAGAGGACCTGTATGAACGCTTATTACGAAACCTATCCTCTTGAGCTCTCTCATAGCCCATAGGAAAGGTTGAATGGGTAGTTTCCCCTCTCTATTATATCCCCCGCTTATCAGGATCCCCCTGGCTCCCCTCTTCCACCCAGAAATGCCTAGTTTAACTAAATCCTCCGGTCTATTCACGCTGAGCATCCCCTCTAGCCACCTCCCCCCGCAAATCGGGCAGTTCAGCTGACAAGTCCTCCCAGTTATACTGACCTCTATGAACTTCCCCCTAGGGAAGAAACCTGAGGTAGTCAAGAGAGGCCCTCACCTCCTCCCTCACTCCTTCCCATTTCGACTCCAGGAGCTCCTTAGATGGGAAATTGTACAGCTTGCCGCTGGGTCTCTCGTTGTAGAAGGGCCTGTTGCATCCCGGGCATCCCGATGTCAGGAAAGCCTCCTTATAATCATCGGGATCCAGAGATCTGACCCTCCCGAGCGGGATCCCCTCCCTCAGGAAGTAATTGACGATCTGGACGAACCTGTAGTAAGTTATTGGAGGGGGCTCCCTATCCTGGAGCGGGGTCCCCGGGACTGGAGTGAAAGCGAAGAGGGCGACTGCTCCTCCTCTATCGTATATATACGACATGATCCTCACTATATCCTTCAGATCCTCGCCCAATCCAGCTATTAAGTGGACGTAAACGTTCCCCTTACCGTATACCCTCAATGATCTCTCGAAGAATTTTAGATAGGATTCGAAGGATCCGGGCTTCCTAACCGCTTCGAATAATGAGCTTGAAGTTGCATCTATACCTATCCCTATCATTTGAGAGTTCCTCCTCAGTTCAAAGAGCTCCCTCTCCCCCACTGGGTTAGTCGAGATAGATACGGGGATCTCGAAGAGTGATGAAATTTTCACTAAATCCCTCCAGAACATCCTCCTCAGGACGGATTGTATACAAACCCTCTCGAATAGCTTCTGAGCGCTCAAAATATACTCCAATTCCACCTCAGGCCAGCTCACCCTTGAGACTCGAGATTCCTCGATCCATTGAGGGCAGAAGAGACAGCTAGCTGAACAGCCTCCCGAGAGGAGGAGGTAAGCTGTCCTCGGATAAACTTCCAATTTCACTCGCGTTATTCCGATCCTCGCTAGAGTCCCGATAGAGGCTCTTATTTTTATGCCATCTCCCGGATTATCGAGCATCCCCTCTCCAGTGCAAAGTAAGTTTTTAACTTTTCAGTACCGCTACCCCGGGTGCTCTCATGAGGGGTGGATGGACCGGTAAGTTACTCAGGGTCGATCTCAGCAAGGGTAAGTCAGTGGTCCAGGATCTAGATCCTAAAGTCGCCGTGGACTTCCTGGGAGGGAGGGGATTCGCGGTAAAAACTTTGTGGGATGAGCTCCCCCGGGGAACTGATCCTCTATCCCCTGAAAACTTACTGATACTCGCCACGGGCCCCCTAACTGGAATAAGTATGCCTAGCAGCGGGAAGCTGGTCGTCGCCGCTAAATCGCCCCTCACCGGGGGCTACGGGGATGGGAACATAGGGACGAGGGCATCAGTCCAGCTTAAGAAAGCTGGATACGATGCTGTAGTAATATCGGGGAAAGCTGAGAAGCCATCTATTCTGAGCATAGAGAACGATAAAGTTGAGATAAAGGATGGTAGAGATCTATGGGGTCTCGATACTTACAAAGCCCAGGAAGAGCTCGAGAGACAGTATGGGAAGAACTCAGGGATATTGGTCATAGGGCCTGGCGGCGAGAGGCTCGTGAAGTTCGCAGTGATAACTTCTGAGAAGGGAAGGGCGGGCGGGAGGCCGGGGATAGGTGCTGTGATGGGTTCGAAGAACTTGAAAGCGATAGTGATAAGGGGGAGCAAGGAGATCCCGTTAGCAGACCCTAAGGAGGTAGCGAGACTGGGAGCTGAGTCCTTCAGAGACATAAAGTCCAAGGATAATTACGATTTCTGGGTGAGGCAGGGGACGATGGCTACTGTCGAGTGGGCGAATGCAAATGCTGCCCTACCGACTTACAACATGAGCGAGGGCGTTTTCGATGGTTACGATAAAGTGGGCGGTAATGCTATGGAGAAGATATACAAGATAGGGCAGAAGGGATGCCCGAATTGCAATATGCCCTGCGGGAACATAAATGAGATAAAGGAGGGTCCGTACAAGGGGAGAGATACTGAAGTGGATTACGAGAACATAGCGATGCTGGGGCCCAACTTGGGGATAGATAATATGAATTGGGCCCTCACTCTCAACTTGATCGCTGATGAATTTGGTGTGGATACGATAAGCTTGGGAAGCGTGCTAGCGTTCACTACGGAAGCGATGAAGAAGGGTTTAGTTAGCGAGGGAGACATCGGCCTCAAGCTCGATTGGGGGGACGGGCAGGCTTACGTGGAACTAGCTAAGAGGATAGTGAGTAAGGAAGGTTTCGGATCTATTCTTGCTGAGGGAGTGGCTTATGCATCGCAGAAGATAGGTAAGGGATCGGAGAGGTTTGCGATGCATGTGAAGGGGCTTGAGATAAGCGCATACGATTGCCACGCATACATAGGGATGGCACTAGCCTATGGGACGAGCCCCATAGGCGCCCATCACAAGGACGCTTGGTTCATCTCTTACGAAGTGAGGGAGGGCAGAGGTATAGTTAGCGAGGAGAGGGCCAAGAAGCTGATATGGATGCAGAACGTAAGAGGTGGTTTCTTCGAAAGCGCTGCTGCTTGCAGATTACCATGGGTAGAGGTCGGTTACGATCTCGGGTGGTATCCCAAGTTCCTGAAGGCAGCTACGGGACTGGACTACAGTTGGGATGACCTCCACGTAGTAGCTGATAGGATCTACACGCTGATGAGGGCGTTCTGGGTCAGGGAGAAGGGAGGATGGAGCAGGTCCCTAGATACTCCCCCAGCTAAGTGGTTCGAGGAGCCCCAGACTAAGGGTCCTCTAGCCGGTAGCAAGCTCAACAGGGATGATTACGAGAAGATGCTGACTTGGTACTATGAGAACAGGGGATGGGATCAGAACGGTATCCCGAGGAAGAGTACCTTGAGGAAGTTGGGCCTCGATTGGGTCATACCTGAGCTGGAGAGAGTGGTCTCCCTGAGTGAGTAGGGGGGAGCATGAGGATAAGGTTCTTAGGGAAGCCCAAGGAGATCATGGGAGGGGTCATTGAGCTAGATATCGGGAGGGCCACACTCAGAGAAGTGCTGGAGAGGCTGCCTGAGGACGTAAGGAGGCTCATAACTGATGGAGAGAAGCTGAAGATGATAGTACTGATAAATGGAGTCTCCGCTGAGTCCAAAGGCGGACTAGATGCTCCTGTATCCCAAGATGACGAGCTCACTGTGATGCCAGAGATAAGCGGGGGCTCCCCCACTATTTTCGTTCCGCTCACTACTCAAAGGGAGTAACCGATACCCTCCTCCGACTTGGGCTGGGGTATCGGTGGGAGGGGTGGGGGCACCCCTATCGATCTGCACACTATTATTACCTCACTAGTCCCGACCGTATATACGCTCTGAACTATGGGAGCTGGCAATTTCCCCTCCTTAACATCTGAGAGCAGCTTCTCAATCTCATCCGGGGAGCCCCTAGTGATTACTCTACCCTCTACAGTTATCCTAGCTATAGAGGGCATATAGCTAACATCTATCACGAATTTGCACTTAGTGGAATTACCCTGTCTCTCTACCCTACCTATGTTCATATTGACTGCTATCTGGAGGTTCTCAGGCAGTGGATCCTCGGGCTCCACGAACCTCTCGCCCAGCACTCTCATGACCCTAACGACAACTTCCATCTGGGGAGCGTGTATGAGGAGCAGAAAAGTTTTTCGTATACTTAAGGTATGGAGGTCGGGTGATAGTTTGACCAAGGTGAGGAAGAGGGATGGGAGGGAGGAGGAGTTCTCCAAGATGAAGATAGTTTCTGCGTTGATAAAGGCCGGATCTTCTGTCGAGCTAGCTGATAAGATAGCTGAAGAATGTGAAAGCGTATTCAGGGGTAAGGATTACGTGGAGACCTCTGAGATAAGGGAATTCGTATTGAGTAAGTTGAGAGATGTAGATAAGCAATCTTACGAGAATTGGTTGAGGTTCGATTCTAGAGCCAAGGGATTGGGGTGAGAGCCTTAGATGATCCTCGAGGATCTCATAGATCTCTCTCTGAGAATAAAGGATCGCGTGACAGAGTACTTAGGCTCCGATGAGGAGTTAGAATACTTGAGTGAAGGGGGAGACTATGCTAGGGCTGTCGATGAAGCAGCGAAGCTCGAGATAGAGAGATGGGCATCGGAATCGAGGAGACCGAGTATTCTGAGCGAGGAGAACGGTTTCATAGAGGGTGAGTGCGATGGGCTCATCTTAATAGATCCCGTGGATGGCAGCTCTAATGCTGACAGGGGGATACCTTTCTCGTGCGTCTCAGTAGCGTATTCCCTCTCCAATTCCATCAAGGACCTCTCCGCTTCTGTAATACTCAATATATTCTCAGGCGATCTCTACTATGCTGAGAGAGGGAAGGGGGCGTATAAGAACGGTTGTAGGGTGAGAGTGAGGGACTTCAGGGGGACTCCAGTGATATATGCCCCTTGTCAGGAACCGGATCCATTAGCTGGTCTTTACTTCAAGCAAATAGCTAGGAGAGATTATGGGTCGATAGCCCTAGGGCTCGCTCTCGTATCCGAGGGGAAGCTGGACCTCCTCATCGATTTGAAGGGGGACCTCAGGATAGTGGATATAGCAGCAGGCTTATTGTTAGTTAAGGAAGCTGGAGGATCCGTTTTCATAAATAAAGTCGAGATAAGTGGGTTGAATAGAGAATTCGGCCTAGTGGCAGGTGTTGAGGAACTATCATCGATTTTGGCTCCTAAAAATTATCTTAGACTTTAAAAAATCGTTTTTTATTGACTCTCAAATAAGAGGTCCTATCGAGAGATGAGAGATCGTCCCGAAATCTTTTATGAGCGAAGCCCCGGGGGGGTCTCGAACCCCCGACCTGCCGCTTACAAGGCGGCCGCTCTGCCGACTGAGCTACCGGGGCTCTTTAATACTTCCGTATGGAAAATTTAAGCTTAATCCTCTATCTTACTGAGCTCGAACTCCTCATGCAGAGCCCTCACAGCTTCCTCCCCATCGCTACCATTCACCACGAAGGATATGCTCAGCTCAGACGAGCCCTGAGCTATCATCTTAACGTTTATACCTCTCTCAGCTACAGCTCTGAAGACCCTAGCGGCCACTCCCGGGGTCCCCCTCATACCTGAGCCTATCGCCGCTACAGCTGCGCAATCCCTCTCTATCAATACCTCCCTGAAGAGGGTCCCGAGCCTCGCTTCCACTAGACCTCTAGCTCTCTCAGCTGCCTTACTATCTAGTAATACAGATATATCTGACTCTGAGATCGATTGCGATATCATCCCGACGTTTATATGACTCTCACCCAGGACTTTGAAGAACATATGAGCTATCCCAGGCCTCCCAACCATGCGAGCCCCCCTGACGGTCAGTATGGATACCCCTTTCTTCATCCCGATTGCTCTGACCACACTTCCAGACGAGCTCTCCGATATGAGGGTCCCCTCACACCCCCTATTTCTGAAGTTCCTTATCCTTATTGGGGTCTTAGTAGGTATTGCCGGCTCCAAAAACCTTGGATTCATTCTTTTTGCTCCAAAATGAGCCATCTCTATAGCTTCGGAGTAGGAGACATTCTTCAGAACTCTAGCGTCCCTGACTACCTTGGGATCGGCCGTCATGAGGCCGTCCACATCCGTCCAAAGGCAGACCTCACGAGCTGAGAGTGAGGAGCCTATCAGTACGGCCGTCAGATCGCTCCCCCCTCTGCCTAGCGTCGTGATCTTGCCGAGCATAGTGACGCCTGAGAAACCCGCAACTACTGGAACGGTGTCTTCGAGGAGAGGCAAGAGCCTCGTCCTCAAGTATACCCTAGTGGCCTTGATAAGGGGGTTGGCATTACCGTAGCATTCATCAGTGACTATACCAGCCTCCCCACCAGTTAGGAACCTTGAATTAACCCCTCTTTCCCTTAAGAGTCCAGCTAGGATCTTACCGCTGAGGTTCTCGCCGAACGATGCGATAAGATCCCTTATCCTAGGGGTCGATTCCCCTAAGTAAAGCATTCCCCTCACTATCCTCTCCAACTTATTTAGATCCTTCCTCACGTCCTCGCATCTGATCCCCAATTCCTCGCAAATCCTAAGATGTACCTCTTCTAGGTCGGATAGGACTCTGCTCGCGTTAACTTCATCGCCAGATGCAGCTAAGTTGTGGAGCTTGAGTAAGGAATCAGTCACACCCTTAATCGCTGAGATAACTATGACCTTCCTCTCATTCTGCTCCATTATGTAATCTGAGATCTCAATGAAGTCCCTCGATCCCTCTAGTATCGATCCCCCGAATTTCATCACAAGCAAGCTCCCACCTCGCTCAACCTCATCCTGAGCTCTACTAAGTCCCTTATCAGAGCCATCGCTGTCTCATCGCCTCCCGCGCCCTTCCCTATCAGTGTGTGCCTCCCCGACGACTCAGCGAAGAACGAGACTGCGTTCAAAGCGCCGGATACTGCTAGGGGATCTGTCCTCTCTATTATCTCAGGCCTAACTCTCGCTCCCGATTCATCAGAACTTGCTATCAATCTTAAGGTCCTTCCCTCCTCTAATATCCTCTCATCCAATTCTATCCCTCTAATGCCCGTTATCTCCACATCTCTTATAGTCAGATCAGTCTCCATCGCGAGGTTAGATAGTATGACGAGCTTAGCAGCTGAGTCGAGGCCATCTATATCATTGGACGGATCTGCTTCTGCATAACCCAGTTCTTGAGCCTCCCTCAGGGCACTCTCGAATGGTAGTCCTGATTCCATCCTCGTCAATATGTAATTCGTAGTCCCATTGAGGACCCCCTTTATAGCTAGCACTCTCTCCCCTATCAGGCATTTCCTGATGAACCTGACGAAGGGCACGCCCCCTCCTACTGTAGCGCTGAATAGGAGATGAAGACCACTCTCTTGAAACATTTCAATTAAAGCAGGCATTTCTAAAGCAAATGGACCCTTATTAGCTGTTATCACATGCTTTCCAGTGTTCAAGGCTGCTTTAATATATGAAAGGGATGGTTCCCCAGTCTTGAAATCCGATGGGGTGACATCTATGAGCACTTCAGCGTCCACGCTCCTTATCAGTTCCACCCCTCTGATCCCTACTTCGCGAGAGTGCCCAGATAGAGAGCCCTCCCTGACCTTCAGCTCTAGTATCTCCCTGGGGTCAAGCCCCCTCTCATCTTGGACAGCTGAGGAGGAATCTGCTACAGCTACTAAAGTCGGGTTCAGACCATACTTCGACCTCAATTCCGGGGCCTTCTCAATGAACAAACGTAAGAAGGATCTACCGAC includes:
- a CDS encoding radical SAM protein, with the translated sequence MTTSGFFPRGKFIEVSITGRTCQLNCPICGGRWLEGMLSVNRPEDLVKLGISGWKRGARGILISGGYNREGKLPIQPFLWAMRELKRIGFVISVHTGPLDKKEAQDLGKAGVDIADFELMDENSARIAKGLNLSLEDHLRGMENLSGEGIEVVPHIILGLPGSREGSLGEYIDIIRELKIRRTVILGFIPTPGTKFSNETAPSPETLRGAAEELRKVSRVSLGCMRAPWLKREYDRMLLGIVDRIANPHGSLNLERVEACCSIPEELIGSFI
- a CDS encoding aldehyde ferredoxin oxidoreductase family protein; this translates as MRGGWTGKLLRVDLSKGKSVVQDLDPKVAVDFLGGRGFAVKTLWDELPRGTDPLSPENLLILATGPLTGISMPSSGKLVVAAKSPLTGGYGDGNIGTRASVQLKKAGYDAVVISGKAEKPSILSIENDKVEIKDGRDLWGLDTYKAQEELERQYGKNSGILVIGPGGERLVKFAVITSEKGRAGGRPGIGAVMGSKNLKAIVIRGSKEIPLADPKEVARLGAESFRDIKSKDNYDFWVRQGTMATVEWANANAALPTYNMSEGVFDGYDKVGGNAMEKIYKIGQKGCPNCNMPCGNINEIKEGPYKGRDTEVDYENIAMLGPNLGIDNMNWALTLNLIADEFGVDTISLGSVLAFTTEAMKKGLVSEGDIGLKLDWGDGQAYVELAKRIVSKEGFGSILAEGVAYASQKIGKGSERFAMHVKGLEISAYDCHAYIGMALAYGTSPIGAHHKDAWFISYEVREGRGIVSEERAKKLIWMQNVRGGFFESAAACRLPWVEVGYDLGWYPKFLKAATGLDYSWDDLHVVADRIYTLMRAFWVREKGGWSRSLDTPPAKWFEEPQTKGPLAGSKLNRDDYEKMLTWYYENRGWDQNGIPRKSTLRKLGLDWVIPELERVVSLSE
- a CDS encoding MoaD/ThiS family protein is translated as MRIRFLGKPKEIMGGVIELDIGRATLREVLERLPEDVRRLITDGEKLKMIVLINGVSAESKGGLDAPVSQDDELTVMPEISGGSPTIFVPLTTQRE
- a CDS encoding aspartate kinase — encoded protein: MKFGGSILEGSRDFIEISDYIMEQNERKVIVISAIKGVTDSLLKLHNLAASGDEVNASRVLSDLEEVHLRICEELGIRCEDVRKDLNKLERIVRGMLYLGESTPRIRDLIASFGENLSGKILAGLLRERGVNSRFLTGGEAGIVTDECYGNANPLIKATRVYLRTRLLPLLEDTVPVVAGFSGVTMLGKITTLGRGGSDLTAVLIGSSLSAREVCLWTDVDGLMTADPKVVRDARVLKNVSYSEAIEMAHFGAKRMNPRFLEPAIPTKTPIRIRNFRNRGCEGTLISESSSGSVVRAIGMKKGVSILTVRGARMVGRPGIAHMFFKVLGESHINVGMISQSISESDISVLLDSKAAERARGLVEARLGTLFREVLIERDCAAVAAIGSGMRGTPGVAARVFRAVAERGINVKMIAQGSSELSISFVVNGSDGEEAVRALHEEFELSKIED
- a CDS encoding homoserine dehydrogenase, producing the protein MRVVLMGLGVVGRSFLRLFIEKAPELRSKYGLNPTLVAVADSSSAVQDERGLDPREILELKVREGSLSGHSREVGIRGVELIRSVDAEVLIDVTPSDFKTGEPSLSYIKAALNTGKHVITANKGPFALEMPALIEMFQESGLHLLFSATVGGGVPFVRFIRKCLIGERVLAIKGVLNGTTNYILTRMESGLPFESALREAQELGYAEADPSNDIDGLDSAAKLVILSNLAMETDLTIRDVEITGIRGIELDERILEEGRTLRLIASSDESGARVRPEIIERTDPLAVSGALNAVSFFAESSGRHTLIGKGAGGDETAMALIRDLVELRMRLSEVGACL